The sequence below is a genomic window from Natronoarchaeum mannanilyticum.
AACCGTTCCACATCTAATAGATATTCTTTCGCAGCTATCAATAGCTATCTTTCACAAGTTAATAGAAAAACTAGCGAGAAAGAGGATGAGATGGCTTCAAAAATCACCAAGTTCCATAAGGAAAGATATGAAGATGGAATTCTTCCAGAAAACATTGAGAGGTACGCCTACTGGAATTAGTCATAATTCCTCCCCTCTGGACAAATAGAGGCGGTTCAACCGAATCTCCTGAAATTACCCGTAAATAATGTTTTTGTTCTCTGACATAGTTCTTGAGAGATGTTTCTACCGAAGCGCCAAGCTCAGTTTCAGCTCTTAGCTTCAGTTAGCTGTTCAACTCACAAGATGATAAGGTGACCTCCCTGATTTACAAACGTTGGCCACTATCAATTTCCCACTGTGTTCCCATGATATTGTCCTCAGCATACTTCCCGCTCAATAATTTCAACAACTTCCAAGTATGGACATACTCAGCAACATCCAGTTCAATTTCACCGTTCTGGCGAACATAGCTTAGCGAGAAACGCTCGTTGAGCTCGTAGTTTTTAATCATCGTTTCAATTTGAGAGGGCGTAGCTTGCTGGTGGATCTCGGCGTCATAAATCTCGTACATCCCCCGTAACATATTGATGTGACCTAATAGCCAATTTGTGGTCTTTTCTTTATCTGCAAATCGAATTCCGGCATCTTCGAAACCGTCGATTGCTTCTTTTGCCCGCTTCTCATACTCCTCCCGCATATTGAACATGCTCTCGAAGCTCTTTGGGCTGATAACGAATAGCCAGCCGTCATAATAAACAGCGTTGACACCGGGTTTGATCACGAGCATATCTCCTTTGAACCGCTCGTATTCTTTTCCGCTGTATTGAAGTGATAGCTTTTTTGTAGTGTCAACTAATTCGACTCCGCTATATGACTGAACCCCAGCTAGGATTTTCCCATCCGGTTCGCTGATACGGATAAGTTGGAAATCTGGCTTCGGATCTTCGGTATATGTTGTGGAACCATGGTGGTCTCTCGAAACCAAAATCTGGAACAATTCAGAGTTCGGGAGATCACTTACTGGTGCACATTGAATGATTGATTCTTCTGAAATGGTATTCGCCACATCAAGAGGACGAGTTCGAGTGTCGCCTTCTCTAAGATTGTCGATGTGGGTCGTCAGATCCTGAGCGAAGTTATCCGCAATTTCTTGTTGGACTGTTTTTCCAATTGGAAGTTTCCCGACTTGTGGGGAACCATTTCTTTCACGGACAAGGAGGAACTCAGCTTCTGTATTCCCTTCGGCGTATTCGCGGGCCTCTTTGAGTTTCTCGATCGGATTCAGGTTGAGCGACATGTTATGGTGCTAACGCTGTCGTAGTGTCGAGTGGAACAACTTCGAGTTTGTCTCTGGCGTCTGTACTGTCTTTTGACTCAGGTGTCATTACTTTTTCCTCTATTGACCCATCAGAGATTACTAAGATAACCCTCTCATCGCTGGTGAGCTCATATACTTGGTACCCCCGAAGACCAAGCATTGGATTAACATGGAGGTGTCCAGAGTTGATTTGGAGGACCCCTAGAATGCAGAAAAACACGAGGAATATTCCGATATCAAGTGGTTGGGTGAAGTCAAGCCCCGCAAATACGAAGACATACACCAGTAGGTAAGTTGACAACAATTCGTTTCGTTTTTGGTATTTATCAACCGAACGTTGAGTCGTTGCTCGGTCGGAATGGACGCCGATGATACGATATACTAGGCTCGTCAATACAATACAAAGAATGAGAACGACTGCAGTCAGGTAGGAGAGTCCAAGGTGAATTTCTAAGCGATATAGATAATAGGGATCAATTAGCATGGGTCCCATATCCCAGAATTTCAATCCCATAATGATGAACAAGGGAACATAGGAACTGAGGAAGAGGATGAGTTTGATTGGTCGTCGAAACTCTCGCATGGCTACGTACTCGTGTATGGTTGTTCCCGTGTAGTCAAATAACTGTATGGAATACTGTACGTCAGGCTTGTACCGACTCGAGCGAGAATCTTTGAGCAGGAGTAGTGGGCTGAGACTCTGGGTTATGATTCAGGGAGTTGAACAGGATCTCGCGATAATAGGCATATGAAAATAGAAGTTCAACAGAACTGGTCAACCGATGTTTCTGGCGATGATTGAGTTCAACCTTGCTCTCACCGAGACTCTGTATTGCAAATATCTGAGTGGAGGCCATCTTTAAATGATCTCGTTAATTAGAATCTGAGATCGTCAATATATTCCTGGCGAGTAGTACGTGCCATCTCTTTAGAACGTACGTCGTAGTGCTCAGTGAGTGTATCCACAGATACTGAGGCTCTCTCACTGACGATCTCCTTCGGGATACCCTGATCAAGATGCGCAGTTATAGCTGAGCGTCGAATAGCGTGTGGAGAAACGGCTGATGGACATCCACCAGCCTTGTTGTGAGAGAGGAATTCACAGGTCTTGGGATCCTTCCCATGTGGACAGTCATCCATCAGACAGGGCTGTGTAGTCCTATAAACAGACACACGAATCTTCGTCTTCGAGGCACGTCCGTTTCTCGTCGTAAGTAGTGGAGTCCGCTCATACTCATCTACTACGTCCGGACGTTGGTGCTGAACGTAATCATCAACAGCTGAGGCGAGCTCCGGGTCAGACACACTCACATTTCGCTCGCCCTCTGAGCCAAGTTTGAGGGGAGTATCTGTCTCTGGTCTATGGCGTACGGCGAGATACATCGTCCCGTCGTCGGCGTACTCGATGTCGTCGACATCCAGCGCACGAGCACTCCCCATTCGCATTGCCGTGTGCCAGAAAATACCAAATAAAATGTGTTGAAACGAGCCGTACTCGAACTTCTGGAGGTATGATTTGATCCGCTTCGCGCGCTTGAACGAGAGTGCATCGTCTCGACGTCGGTCGTCCTTGTTCACGTCGGGAATCCGTATGAGCTCGTGTAGCGC
It includes:
- a CDS encoding Kiwa anti-phage protein KwaB-like domain-containing protein; the encoded protein is MSLNLNPIEKLKEAREYAEGNTEAEFLLVRERNGSPQVGKLPIGKTVQQEIADNFAQDLTTHIDNLREGDTRTRPLDVANTISEESIIQCAPVSDLPNSELFQILVSRDHHGSTTYTEDPKPDFQLIRISEPDGKILAGVQSYSGVELVDTTKKLSLQYSGKEYERFKGDMLVIKPGVNAVYYDGWLFVISPKSFESMFNMREEYEKRAKEAIDGFEDAGIRFADKEKTTNWLLGHINMLRGMYEIYDAEIHQQATPSQIETMIKNYELNERFSLSYVRQNGEIELDVAEYVHTWKLLKLLSGKYAEDNIMGTQWEIDSGQRL
- a CDS encoding site-specific integrase; this encodes MKEVPSDKKGVPPETSLSEQIPIGPPLDGTISATTMHDEQVTPETAIEEYLESRTHEISESTLQNLRYRLKQFRLWAEDAGIEDMRELDGHDCERWKLARVNAGLAPITIQMHMRSFRQFIRWCGIVGYTEEALHELIRIPDVNKDDRRRDDALSFKRAKRIKSYLQKFEYGSFQHILFGIFWHTAMRMGSARALDVDDIEYADDGTMYLAVRHRPETDTPLKLGSEGERNVSVSDPELASAVDDYVQHQRPDVVDEYERTPLLTTRNGRASKTKIRVSVYRTTQPCLMDDCPHGKDPKTCEFLSHNKAGGCPSAVSPHAIRRSAITAHLDQGIPKEIVSERASVSVDTLTEHYDVRSKEMARTTRQEYIDDLRF